DNA from Onthophagus taurus isolate NC chromosome 2, IU_Otau_3.0, whole genome shotgun sequence:
TCAGGTGAACTCTCactgttatttcttcttctctgaAGTCTACCAAGTTTCCGTCCTGATCAAGTATACGTACTGTTAAGCTACTAATCACGTTCGTTAAAACCGGTAAATAAATAGGTAGTTGTGGtgattcgattattttaaaacctgccggaacgtttgggaaaaaatgatataaaacgtGCACGGGAACTCCGTTATTATACGATCCCGtcactaaattacaataaatttgtaaggcgttcgttttatttatgtttactaCGAAATCGGATTCCACTTCCGTATCTCTAGGTAATATTTGAGGCTTGAAGCCAAGTAACGGCCCTATAGAATTATCGCATGCAAAATTAATTCGACgggtactttttattaaagaatgttgtGTGTTATTATTCCCCTTAATCCTTATTACGACACTTTTAGCGTGTCTTTTGTCTAGCTGTTCATTCACGAACTCGGTaatatcatcaatatcgtACGTTCCAACAGGtactattatattgtttttaaaatgtcctgtcttatcttcgtattggattacgttgttgtttttattaacgttTGCTAAACTATTAAACGTTTCGAAATTCAAAAGAGCCAACTCGTAACTACCAAATTCGTTCAAATAGATCGgaggattaaaattacaagtcaATTCAGATGACTTTCCAGTCAACGTAAATGTATATGTCGTGTGTATTGCTTCTTTCTCCATTACTTCTGAACGTCTAAACGTCTCTAGACTCTAATAGgttcttttattacttagaaACTTCAGACACAACTGTCCGCAATTTTGATCTATTTCTCTTTGATATCGACAGTAATTATACTTTACTTGACCACCCCTACCGTCTGAcagcaaatattgttcaatttCTAATGGCGGTCTTAAATCACCGTAACTGTCGAAATAGTATATGTCTTTGTCGTCTTTCTTATAGGCGACCCAATGAGTCCCTCGTCCTTTCAAGTTATCCAAGTTAACAATAcctctttccttctttttaatcttactCGGGAGATTGTCTCTCATAAATATACCCCGAAAATGTGGAATTTTTAGTACTTTCGCAAACTTTTCCAACTCGACGTTAGTTAACGCACGACGAGGTATTCGAACTAGTTTTTTGAACTAGTGGTTATACCGCAACCTTTCTTATAGGGCTTATTGAAGTAACCTGTGCCGCCAACATTATTCCCCTTTCcttcaataaacaaaccgcaacctttcttatatggttttatataaaatccgcTACCTACGGCCTTTGCTTCCATAGCCTTGTTATGTCTTCGTTCTTCATCTAATTGCTCTCTAGCTGTTTTCGCGTTGTTTATAGTTCTTGCAATAGCGGCAGCACCACCGCCGATACTACCTAGGGCACCTAAAGCTGCGAACAGGGgaattaaaggtaaaaatcCTCCCGTTTTcggaattcgaataactcgaccTCTAGGTTcggaaattctttttcttatctttttcaaaGCTCCGTATGCCGCTTTAACGTTTGTCAACAAATTCTTAGCACCTGATCTCGATATTGCGTTGCGAGCGAATCGAAGTGCATCTACAAAAGATATAGCTCCACCACGCTTTACACGCGTTCGGACTTTTTTTAAAGGTCGTCGACCCgtacgatttctttttctacctACGCCCATACCGACCGCTACTTTTGCTTTCATTAAGGCGGCAACTGCGGACGATGCCACTTTTTCTCCAAGAGTAGACTCTTTATTTCGTATTCGTTCTTTCGCTGCTTTATATAATGCTCTGTCTGCGTCGtgtctaaattttaaatttgaactgaCCGTATATGCTATATCGTGTTTCTTACACGCTTCGTCTAATGGATTCACGCCTCGATCTCCTCTCGATAATCTCTTTTCCAACTTGGTACCCGGtccacaaaaattatatcctGGCAAATGAAGTTCTATCGGAAGTTTATCTATcaacttgttaaaaaatccTCGACCAATTCGTTTGCCTGTCAAACGATAACTGTTACGATTAGGTtctaacaaattcattttataatttcactccttcttccttttcttcacagttaaaaactagaaatgaaGCTCTGCTGTTGTGCTTTAagcttttattccttttaaatattttacaaaaacagttttgctcttaatttatacttaaatctattaatattattattattcagctaCACTTAAATCTACTAatatcctaaaaattaattgttactcagttaaaaacatttcgatTACTCTACAATGCTAAAACGTTcttgatatatatttaatctataatctacatctaaatatttttctaataacttatttacgtTTCTTATCCTAGTCTTAAATCTAATTCCGTCCAACATCTTTTCTTCCCAGTCACTTATCCTTGATTGTCTGTAAGCAAACGTCCAAGTGTGCATTCGGTACACTCTATTTTTCGATTCGCaaaacgtcacttttttttccattttattcacTTCACATCTTCATTAATGCGTGCAAATCTAAATCCAGTAATACCTTATCCATACCGTATACGAGCAGTTCTTTAGTTACGCACAAATGTTCACTTGGTGCACCGTTTGAAGCAACCAatatattcgattttatatcaCCTTGCATTGTTGATACCACATCGATCACgctatcgtaataatttttatattccatacactTTAATACTTCTACCCTACTCGAAACTAAATCGCTAAGTTTCCACAATTCGTGTAACGAGTCGTAAGCCaggtaaaatatttctgaccccctttccattttcaacacttttcgtaCATTTTCTATCCATTGGCTGCTGCAGGTCACGCCGCTTACAACGAAATGTGGTGGTGCCGATAAATCACCAACAAAACTATTCATAATCAATTGTCTGCTATTAATCACATTTTTCCATTcgtcttcggtaaaagttATGCATTGTCCTTTTCCCATTAATCTTATAACCAGATCAAAATGTAGATTGGCAGACATGCCAACCGATATCCATTTCGttcgacttttatttaaataatatgtacTCTCGGAGAATAATGGCGCTTGATTACCTTTTTGGAGATTATTTTTCACTGCCTCATTTAATACTACGTTACTTGTGAAAGGTAACTTTccacaattttctacataatgttgttGATTGCTAGGAAATACGTACTCCGCTAAGTCGGAAGCCAACAAATTAATTCCATCGAATACCAcatccttttttctttgattatcaCTTCCTACCGACACATTTGTTGCAGTTGTCTCATTACAATTACCCTCCATTTTGATGTTTCGGgcaggttttttattttcacccttTTCAAATGAATTTACAGCAGCTCTCTTAGTTGGACATTTGGGGTTCGGTCTGGTTGCCACtaaacatcaatattattgtttacattAGTACATTATCTACTTGTATTACATTTGAATTACTTACTCGTTACGTTAAAAATCCTCTGTACTAAATGCACCAAAAATCtacacgatatttttaatatgtactaAATACACAAAAACCTTACTCTGAAGCACAACACTCTGCGGTACAACTTCGACCAACGTTTGTATTTATAGCAATACATAAGGTTGCTGGTGGGGGGAGTAATATTTCACATCATTACCGAATATATCTATTATACATGTTCTAACACGTCATTATATCGTGAGACGTCAGACAAAACGcatgacaaatttattaagaagctcttaaaaaatatctcgcaggtgGATCATGACTCATCTACTAACAAGTTAGTTGACCTCCTCCTCAAACCTGTcctcccaaaaaatttgccgattcaagaacctcctcgcatATTCTTAAATACCCGTACacctttacataataaaataaaaaatatctcgcaggtaagttatgactcacttatttgtatacctacatatctcaaaaccgtatacctttgtgtataataataaattaagagatatatcgaaaacattaacagttcattgagaagcgtcgaaggataaacatagtaattgttttcatctaggtaaacaggttacatataaagataaatttttaataacataacctaaataaagatacatttttaataaagataaatttttaataatttcgtcaaaataacatgaccttctcaagttaattgacctcctcctctcttcatcgaatctcctccgaccctcaaaagaatcgccgattcaagaacctcctctcctcatcgaacctcctctgacccccaaaaaatttgccgattcaagaacctcctcctagaacgcaggttcgaggaggaggttcttgaatcggcgaatctATACTACTCTGCTCCATATGTCACAATCCTTGACGTATCGTGAGATGGCTCTTTTTCTACCAATAATCTTTCTGCAAGTATTTTAGCGTTTCCTCCACTCCTCGATGATTAGTTACCCCGTTGTGATAATCGGCGATTAGTTGCAACTGTTTATCcacttcttttataactctaGCTCTTCTTAAACAGCGAACTATTCGTAGCCCCTTGTCATTCATTCACTGGGAATATCTTACGCAGAGTTCTTGGTAAAGTTCCTCTTCTGCTACGTAAATGTGTGATGTACTATCAGCAGTCATGTATTCTacaaataattgatttattgcCTCCTGACGGGCAATTCTGGGTATCTTTATAGTATAAATAGTTCTTTCATCTTCTCTCTTGAGATGTACTTCCAATTCAGTGTTCAGTCCTTGCATCAGAATAAATTGATTCCTTTTATTGTCTAGAATAGTATCCTGAGTCTTAATAGTTTTTCTTGGCTCTACGGTGTCGGTTGAGTGAATAGTACTCGAAATTTCACTCTCACTATCGTCAGAATTAATTGGTGGCTCGAAGTTCTTGCCTATCCGTTTCGTTCCAATTAATAAACCCAAGCGAGTTTCTTTGCTTGTGGAAGGTATTGGTGATTTGTCTTCCCCTATGATAGCTATTGACATTTCTTTTGCCATTTCTAACAATTCTTCATCGTCAGTAGAGTATTAATGCCGGTTCTGGACCGGAAGTGAATCCTGAATCCCGATGGTCCTGCGCATGCGCGCAGGAAGTGACGTCATAGCgcgggaaatttgaaatttgctTAAGGATCATCCTTAAGGATCGAAGGATCGGTCGACGGTGGCGCCACCTAGCCATCCTTAAGGATCGGTCGACGGTGGCGCCTCCGGAAACGATCCTTAAGGATCGAAGGATCCgcgggaaatttgaaatttacatCCTTAAGGATCATCCTTAAGGATCGAAGGATCGGTCGACGGTGGCGCCACCTAGGCATCCTTAAGGATCGGTCGACGGTGGCAACGGTAACTTTTTTATGTGACGCCATCTGGTGGTGAAAGGGGGGTGTGGATGAGCGATTGATGGCGCGCAGCTTAACGGTAACTTTTTTATTGCGCCACCTAGCGTGGGGAAACGCTACCTGGCGGCGGCAGTTCGTGTGTCGTCACCTAGCGGTGGACAGTTAGGTGGGGGGGCGTTACCTGATGAGCGATAGATGACGTCCATCGGGCGCCATCTATCGCTCATCaggcaaaaaaaaacactcattttattattaacattttacaaAGTCGATAAGAAcgtttacatttatttactttctaaCGTTTTTACGAAGCCGATGAGATGCGCTGGATTCCCTTTTCCAACGTCTTTTGATCCTTTGAATATTAAGCTCATACCTCCTCCTCCTAGTTCAGTAATTTCGCCATCTGTAATCACCTCCGCGATACGTTTCGGTAAAAATACGGTGAATCCATCCTCCAAATCAACGACAACTGATGGCCATGCGCATGATGTAATCCGCTTCGCAGACTTAATCGTATACAATTTATCCACCTCTAATTCGGATATGTTCTTCTTCGGGGAAAATTGATACTGTCCTAATTGGCTTAACCGTGACATACTAATAGCTTTTATAACGTGAGCGAGCGATGCGAGTAGTAGTAGTAGAAGAACTGAGTTtcgtatgaaaattttaaccaatTTATACCATCGAGAAAAACCTTGAATGTGAGGCGCAGCGCGGCGGGGTTTCACGGTAAATACAAAGTCATCAGAAATGTGCTGAGGATGCGTTCTCAAAGTCACGTAGGTTACCAGAGACGTATTCAAATCAAAttcgagataataatttttattaatttttttctaagtaCGCGTGTGCAATGAATAGTTCCAAAAaactattatattttattaacatataaatacacatataaattaactttgcgatttaaaaaagaataaaatgtaGGTAAACTAaagaaaaggtttttttatttctttaaaaagttatataaaatagTTACATTATATAgagtaattaaaattgtacaaTAAAACTATCAAACGTAATAATtatatacttaaaattatattaacatCACTTAACACGTTATACTATAATGACCCCAAGCTAATGTATTAATCCcattatcacaaatatatcgCTTGGAGTCATTTGGTGAAagaaccaatttattttgtaatacgGTAAATATGTTGTgattaaaacttctaaataatgtttgttttttaaataaaaccgatttggaatttaaacaatctaaataattttgaaaagagatGTGATGTTTAACAACGGTCTTCTTAACGCCTTTGGATTTTTTGGTAATCCGCCCATCAGCAACCCTATTGGCGTATACCTTCGACCTCAAACTAACAAATTCGACCATTATGTTTCCACAATTCTCATCTTTCATTTTGCCTAAAACTGCTTTATTGTGCAAGGGGATGTCAAACCGATTATCGGGACTGTAGTTAGatgtgtcaaatttatttatatttaatttcacATCTCTATATTTAGgttttaagaaatcataataaaaatcatacattaataattttgaaagttgtaAAACCGTAAAACCAACGTATAGAGGTTTATCGTAAACGACATGAAGACGATCCATTTGAATTGCTGAAAACGTTTCCGTGAAtactttaatagttttaaaatttaattttgctaTTAAACTCCGAGCTCCTAAACGGGGTCTACCTACCACTTTACCAGTATGCACATCATCCCAACTGGTCACTAATCTTACATCGACTCGCTTATCGACGTTTTCCATTGTCTTGCCGAATACGGAATTATTcatcaacttaaaaaaatctttttcaaacGCATTCTTTGCGGATTGACGTAATTCCGTATTTTTATCCATGTAAGATTTCAACCACGCAGACTGTCTGAACGATAAAACTCTATTAATTTTGCGAACTTTAAGACCGTGAGCAATGGCTTGTTTTAAGTTTCTATAATGGATcacataatttttcttattaaataaattcggAATTAATCTCCTTTCACTTTCACATCGATTATTGGGGGCAATTAAATTCTCAGTTAAAAACGGGAGATCGTTGTGTAAATCGTGGAAAGCTTCAGGGTATTCAATATCTACGTCTAAAATATATCCAAAATCAGAATTATCaggtatattattaaaatccaaattttgTATGTCATTTTCAGGTAACcatttaaaattggaaacgGGCATAAATTGGGACATCGCCCACCCATACAAATTATTAGCGTCCCAATACATTAAGAAGTTTGATGGTAAATTGGGGTTATAATCAtccatatatttattattggcTTTAGCGGACCATAGGGAGCATTGGGAAATGCCTCCGCGGATAcctttctttataaaatgGACTTGATCTATATCCGtcaataattctaatttaattttggtgaATTTCAACATTGCATCCCAAGAAAGTCCTGGGGCAGTATAATAATGAGCGGGATCTAAATCGTAGGTTTTGAAGCAAACTTGtctgaatttttcaaatacatcAGCAAGTAAAAGAACATCAGTTTTTAGATACAAATCCgaataatcttttaaattttggcaattaaatttttcccaCACAGTTTGAGCATGGGAATACTGCTCATCGGTTATATCTTCAAATGATAGTTTGTTGAAAAAAGCGTTTTTTGGTGGCAATGAAGTTACGTTTAATTTATCGAGTGAATCCATATAACCGTAGGGGAATATTCCTTTCTTGCTCAGTAATCTAAACTGATCATtgtgtggaaagaatttacgtatatttattaaatcaaattcgTCAAGGTTACCAGCTAAGGAATCTAATGATGAGGCCATAAACCTAAATGAATCTACAAAtcttagtttaaaaaaagtattttcaatgCGGCCCCCCTCCACTTCCCCTTTATCGACTAGTATCCGTTTACTG
Protein-coding regions in this window:
- the LOC111415503 gene encoding uncharacterized protein; translated protein: MQVPTSSSSPQSPPFTKRRRGLTLPPHSITKNIGKACEVCGEFLPSLTLLETHLQTRHAELIDKNVEKMMSCYKNRVVCYKISGAQSDDDIQSYLLKCCGTVNRLIGQHLNEIGSIKAQIELLANFIKSGFDDDGNEEVITPEKNFNTKFKVITSSTMLNEVYDEMTRDILTQSEEFQERGSGWAFHSISYLMLNLNKFEPIPGSSYIRLPHEIANKKACINIKNYEDDACLAWCLTAALHSVKLHRDRTSSYRHYSQVLNLQGVTFPISVRDIVKVEKLNNLSINIYELVKESKSYSVEGPIYFTKQRRDIHINLLYIYEAGKGHFVLIKNLSRLISSQATHHEHSMHLCDGCLTRFSSAEHLTAHQINDCNYMVPFVIYADFESILKPIDHCEPHSSKSFTEKIEMHQPYSFAYYIVSTIDSKFNKFESYTGPDAPQVFISKLIADVKFIYNKYFKTVKPMLPLTSDEQRNFDSAKNCFICQNPITSDQVKVHDYCHISGSGYDCHLFIKESDRSDHFEPVSEEGCNMASETSNLLLKDARFMASSLDSLAGNLDEFDLINIRKFFPHNDQFRLLSKKGIFPYGYMDSLDKLNVTSLPPKNAFFNKLSFEDITDEQYSHAQTVWEKFNCQNLKDYSDLYLKTDVLLLADVFEKFRQVCFKTYDLDPAHYYTAPGLSWDAMLKFTKIKLELLTDIDQVHFIKKGIRGGISQCSLWSAKANNKYMDDYNPNLPSNFLMYWDANNLYGWAMSQFMPVSNFKWLPENDIQNLDFNNIPDNSDFGYILDVDIEYPEAFHDLHNDLPFLTENLIAPNNRCESERRLIPNLFNKKNYVIHYRNLKQAIAHGLKVRKINRVLSFRQSAWLKSYMDKNTELRQSAKNAFEKDFFKLMNNSVFGKTMENVDKRVDVRLVTSWDDVHTGKVVGRPRLGARSLIAKLNFKTIKVFTETFSAIQMDRLHVVYDKPLYVGFTVLQLSKLLMYDFYYDFLKPKYRDVKLNINKFDTSNYSPDNRFDIPLHNKAVLGKMKDENCGNIMVEFVSLRSKVYANRVADGRITKKSKGVKKTVVKHHISFQNYLDCLNSKSVLFKKQTLFRSFNHNIFTVLQNKLVLSPNDSKRYICDNGINTLAWGHYSITC